The Desulfovibrio sp. JC022 nucleotide sequence CCGCTCGGTCAACCTTGGTCAGGATATCGTCAGTCATGTAGTTGGCTGCATCCATGAACTGCATCCATGCAGTCAGGTTAGTCTGTGACGGTTGGCGGTTATCGTTCTGGAACGGCCCTTTGAATTCATTGGCGTTGCGTATAACTGCTTCAGGATTGAGCCAGATGGAAGTCAGGTCCCGGTAATATTCTGAGGCGGATGCAGCTCCCATTACATCAGCAAGCTTATGGATTTTCTGTCCGGGTAGCCGTATCTGTAAAGCGGACGGCAGGAATGGGCCGTACATTTTAAATACTTTGTTCCAGCTATGCGGTGGTACGGAAGAAATCCATCCGGCCAGCATTTTGCGCAGGGGAGCGGGAATATTTTTCAGCCTGTTCCACAAAGAGCAGCCTTTGACATGGCGGTTGTAGCCGGCGAAAAGCTCATCCCCGCCGTCACCGGAAAGGGCCACGGTCACATGCTCACGGGTCATGCGTGAAACAAGGTGGGTGGGAATCTGTGAGGAATCTGAAAAGGGCTGGTCCCAGATTTGTGGAATCTGGGGGACAATATTCAGTGCGTCCTGTGGTGAAACATACAACTCGGTATGTTCGGTTCCTATGTGCTTGGCTACAGCCTTGGCATCGTCAGCTTCGTTGTATGCTTCATCATTAAAGCCGATGGTGAAAGTTTTGACCGGAGCCAGCGCGCATTGCTGCATCAGAGATACGATGAGTGATGAGTCCACTCCGCCGGAAAGGAACGCACCCAGCGGTACATCTGAAATCATTTCCCGCTCAATGACTTTGAGCAGCAGATCTTCCAGAGTTTCGGTGATTGCATTGTCCGGGGCAGTGAAAATTTTGTTCTCAGCTTCACGGGCGCAGTCCAGCAGGGACCAGTAGGGCCGGGGTTCCATGAGTTCCCCGTTCGGTCGCAGACAGGTCCATGTGCCGGGCATGAGGCAGAATGTATCTTTAAAAATTGTATGCGGTGCGGGCACATAGCAGTAGCGCAGATAAGCGGCCAGTGAGTCACGGTCCACTTCACGTTTGAAATATTTTTTGTAGCCCATGAGGGCTTTCAGTTCAGAGCCGAACAGAAAATTGTGGCCCTGTCTGGAATAGTAGAGCGGTTTTTCGCCCATACGGTCACGGGCAAGCAACAGGCAATGCTCTTTGCGGTCCCAGATGGCGATGGCGAACATTCCGTTGAACCGTTTGAGTGATTCTTCAAAGCCCCATTGCTCGACAGCTTCAAGCATGACCTCGGTGTCGGAATGGCCGCGCCACCCCGGAAAGTCTTCGGCTTGTTCAAGTTCCGTACGCAGGTCGCGGTAATTGTATATTTCACCATTGTAAACTGTAACGTACCGACCTGATTTGGAATGCATGGGCTGTACGCCCTCTTCGGTCAGGTCGATGATGGCTAAGCGGCGGTGGTCAAGTCCTATGCCCCATTCAGGATCAGCCCATTGGTCGGAACCGTCCGGTCCGCGCGTGTTCTGGGCGTCGCCCATTTTACGGGCTATGCGTTCCAGTCTCGTAGCATCAGATGAACGGGTAAGATCAATAAAGCCTGCTATTCCACACATGTTTGCCTCCGGCGGCCCTTCGGGGACCAAAGGAGAGGGGAAAACCCTTTTGCTAACGCCAAAAAGTGTTTTCCCCTCTCCTCTGGACTCCTTACCCCTTTCCCAAAACGCGTTAGTAGGGGGTGAAATTTTTCATTATCAGCGACTTCATATTACTTAGAGGCGAAGCCCTAATAAAAGTTTTTGGGATTCTTAAACCCTTTTTACAAAAAGGGTTTAAGGCCCCCGGCGGGGTCGCCGAAGGCTTAACTACGCACGTTGTCGGCGAACTTGAGACGGCCTTTGCCTAATAAGTCATGCAGATGAATCATGCCTGTTAGCATGCCTTCTCCGTTTACGACGGGCAGCACGGTGATCTCTTTGGATTCCATGATGTCGAGGGCCTGTGCTGCGGACATGTCCGGGGTAATACGCAGAGGATTCTCGATCATGACCGTGCTGGCGGGCATGTTGGTGTCAAAGCTTCCGGAGCAGACCATCCTGCGTACATCGCCGTCAGTGATGACACCGGAAAGTTTTTCTCCTGCTGTCAGGGCAACGAGACCTAATCCACCTTTGTCGAGTACTGTCAGGGCCTTGGAAAGAGGTTCGTCCCTCGGGGCGGAGGGGATGTTGTCCGTGTGCATGAGTTCGCTGATGCACAGGGTCAGCCTGCGGCCCAGTGATCCGCCGGGATGAAATTTCTTGAAATCCTGACTGTCAAAAGCCTTATGGTCCATAAGGCAGACCGCCAGAGCGTCGCCCATGGCAAGAGCTGCGGTGGTGGATGATGTCGGTGCCAGTCCGTGGGAGCATGCTTCGCAGGGGACTTTTGTCCTGACTACGATATCTGAAAGTCGGCCCATGGTGGATTCAATTTCCGAGGTAATGGAAATGATCCTAGTGCCGAAGGACCGGATAGCCGGGAGTAATGCGTTAAGTTCGTCAGTCTCCCCGCTGTTGGAAATAGAGATGACTACGTCTTCGGCCCGGACCATGCCGAGGTCCCCGTGGGCTCCCTCTACCGGATGCAGGAAAAAGGACGGGGTTCCGGTGGAGGACATGGTAGCGGCAATTTTGCGGCCTACCAAGCCTGATTTGCCCAGTCCGGTTATGATCACACGTCCTTTGCATCCTGCCAGCATTTCAACTGCTGCGGCAAAGTTGAGATCTAGTGAATCACGGATTGAAGCAAGTCCTTTTTCTTCAATTTCAAGGACTTCCTTGCCCCTTTTTATGAAGTCGGAAAGTTGTTTTTCGGTCATTTGTTACCTATTTGACGAGCGTGGTGAGGTCGAAGATCGGGCCCATGATGGCGACAACAATAAAAGCGATGAGCATGCCGATGAACAGCAGCAGCATAGGTTCAGCCAAGGCGACCACTCGCTTCATGAAGTTATCCACATCCCGTTCAAATATGGTACCCATTCGTTGCAGAAATTTTCCCAGTTCGCCTGATTTTTGTCCGGCGGTGAGGGTCAGGATGTAAATATCGGGATAAATTTTTTGTTCCGCAAGCACAGCACTTAGGGATCGTCCGGTGGCGACTTCTTCGCGGGCTTCAGCCATTTTCTTTTTAAAAAATGTGGATTTTACCGCGTTGGCGGAGCTTTCCATGCCCTGCACAAGGGGAATTCCGGCATCAATCTGGAATCCGAGGATACCGGAGAAGCGTGCCAGAGTGGTCTTTTGCACCAGTGGCATTTTCCAGAGCATCCCGTCAATTTTTTCCCGGAATTTGGGGACTGATTTGTAGGCACTGATAAAAGCGAAAATTATGCACAGCGGAATGAGCAGGGCCATGGGTCCTAGGCTTTCAAGGGTGTTGCCCAATGCCACGACTATTTTTGTGGAGGTGGGCAGTTCGCCTTTGGCGGCTTTGAATATGCCGGTGATCTTGGGCAGAACTTCGGATAGCAGAAAATAGACCGCGCCCATACCGATCATCAGGATAACCACCGGGTAGACCATGGCGGTCATAAGCCGCCCACTTACTTCGGCGCGTTCTTCTTCGTACTTGGCAATATTTTCAAGTACGTCGCCTAGTTTACCTACGGATTCGGCAACCTGCACCATGCCCACATAAACCTGCGGGAAAATTTTGGGATATTTGGCAAGGCAGGATGAAAAGCTTTCCCCGGATTGGACAGCATCACGGATTTCCATCCAGGTGTGGCTGGCTTTACCGCCGCTCATGCGGGCCATCATGTCAAGAGACTGGGCCAGCGCGGTTCCGCTCTGGATCAGGATTCCAAGATAGTAAAAGGATTCCCCCAGCCTGATCTTTCCGCTCATGGACATGGAGGCGGCGAAAGACTGGGTGGAACTTTTTTCTTTTTGCCCGGATTTGACCTGCTCAAGACGCAGGGGCATCAAGCCCTTGCTTTGCAGGGTGGCAAAAGCCTTTGACTGGGAAGAGGCTTCGACAAAGCCTTTTTTCTTCTTCCCTTCCTTGGTGACTGCTCGATATTGATAAGTAGGCATTTTCGATTACATCCCTACTTGAGTTCTACTATCAGGGAAAGCATTCGTCCTTTGCGCTCCACGTCAATGGAGATGGCCGAAGCCCCGCCGAGAGAACCGTATACCTGCAACAATTTGGTCGGTCCGTTGATCATTTCACCGTTGATGCGCATGAGTACGTCACCGTTTTCAAGACCCAGCTTTTTGAGCAGGGAATTGGACTTGATATTGGTTACCCTGAAGCCCTGAGTCTTTCCGCCTTTGGAATTAGGCTTGAAGAGTGCCTGCTTGAGGAAAGCATTGGGGTCATCAAGGATTTCTTTGGCTTCAGCTTTGTTAACAGTGATTTTATTAGTCTTTCCGCGCACAAGTTTCAGGCTTTGGACCTGATCCCACATGGCGACTTTTTTCTGTTCCCGTCCATATTTCCAGATAACGTATTGCGGCTTGATTTCAGAAAGAGTCCAGCCTTCGTGCTCATCTCCTTCGCGGAGGATGACAGTTTCCTTTTTGATTCGGAAAACTGCCATGTCGGTCTCCCCGGTAAGGATACCGACCAGCATCCATGTGGATGGAGTTACTTTGGCTTTTTTTTGAATTTCAGCAGGGTTGTCCAGCCCAAGGACATTCTTTTCCAGAATAAGCTTGGAATCTTTTTCAATCTTTGTTGCCGCATCAGAGGAAAATGACTGGCCTAAAATGGGGGCAGTCGGTTTGGGCAGCGGGACAAAGGACGACACAAGATAGGCCGTGGCCAGCCCGAAGGCGAGCGGCCACAGCCATGTTGGAAATTTGGTGG carries:
- the asnB gene encoding asparagine synthase (glutamine-hydrolyzing) is translated as MCGIAGFIDLTRSSDATRLERIARKMGDAQNTRGPDGSDQWADPEWGIGLDHRRLAIIDLTEEGVQPMHSKSGRYVTVYNGEIYNYRDLRTELEQAEDFPGWRGHSDTEVMLEAVEQWGFEESLKRFNGMFAIAIWDRKEHCLLLARDRMGEKPLYYSRQGHNFLFGSELKALMGYKKYFKREVDRDSLAAYLRYCYVPAPHTIFKDTFCLMPGTWTCLRPNGELMEPRPYWSLLDCAREAENKIFTAPDNAITETLEDLLLKVIEREMISDVPLGAFLSGGVDSSLIVSLMQQCALAPVKTFTIGFNDEAYNEADDAKAVAKHIGTEHTELYVSPQDALNIVPQIPQIWDQPFSDSSQIPTHLVSRMTREHVTVALSGDGGDELFAGYNRHVKGCSLWNRLKNIPAPLRKMLAGWISSVPPHSWNKVFKMYGPFLPSALQIRLPGQKIHKLADVMGAASASEYYRDLTSIWLNPEAVIRNANEFKGPFQNDNRQPSQTNLTAWMQFMDAANYMTDDILTKVDRAAMGISLETRAPFLDHEIVEFSQRLPMHLRINNGQGKHILREILYKYVPQEMIERPKMGFGVPIDSWLRGPLREWAEELLAPDRLDREGYFNTGAVRLAWNEHLTGIKDNQYKIWSVLMFQSWCEHWEIG
- a CDS encoding SIS domain-containing protein translates to MTEKQLSDFIKRGKEVLEIEEKGLASIRDSLDLNFAAAVEMLAGCKGRVIITGLGKSGLVGRKIAATMSSTGTPSFFLHPVEGAHGDLGMVRAEDVVISISNSGETDELNALLPAIRSFGTRIISITSEIESTMGRLSDIVVRTKVPCEACSHGLAPTSSTTAALAMGDALAVCLMDHKAFDSQDFKKFHPGGSLGRRLTLCISELMHTDNIPSAPRDEPLSKALTVLDKGGLGLVALTAGEKLSGVITDGDVRRMVCSGSFDTNMPASTVMIENPLRITPDMSAAQALDIMESKEITVLPVVNGEGMLTGMIHLHDLLGKGRLKFADNVRS
- a CDS encoding type II secretion system F family protein: MPTYQYRAVTKEGKKKKGFVEASSQSKAFATLQSKGLMPLRLEQVKSGQKEKSSTQSFAASMSMSGKIRLGESFYYLGILIQSGTALAQSLDMMARMSGGKASHTWMEIRDAVQSGESFSSCLAKYPKIFPQVYVGMVQVAESVGKLGDVLENIAKYEEERAEVSGRLMTAMVYPVVILMIGMGAVYFLLSEVLPKITGIFKAAKGELPTSTKIVVALGNTLESLGPMALLIPLCIIFAFISAYKSVPKFREKIDGMLWKMPLVQKTTLARFSGILGFQIDAGIPLVQGMESSANAVKSTFFKKKMAEAREEVATGRSLSAVLAEQKIYPDIYILTLTAGQKSGELGKFLQRMGTIFERDVDNFMKRVVALAEPMLLLFIGMLIAFIVVAIMGPIFDLTTLVK
- a CDS encoding PDZ domain-containing protein, whose product is MELKATKFPTWLWPLAFGLATAYLVSSFVPLPKPTAPILGQSFSSDAATKIEKDSKLILEKNVLGLDNPAEIQKKAKVTPSTWMLVGILTGETDMAVFRIKKETVILREGDEHEGWTLSEIKPQYVIWKYGREQKKVAMWDQVQSLKLVRGKTNKITVNKAEAKEILDDPNAFLKQALFKPNSKGGKTQGFRVTNIKSNSLLKKLGLENGDVLMRINGEMINGPTKLLQVYGSLGGASAISIDVERKGRMLSLIVELK